A genomic segment from Janthinobacterium sp. 64 encodes:
- a CDS encoding response regulator yields MTYHTDAAAVRRQWIEWLFLLLGLLLAAAALAYAHQAEAARHDAAERERLSVLTALLAKNIEVDLAATNLVLDGVIRDYLGAGATADAGQALPRRLAALVDAMPGVRTMLVVDAKGKPIATNIPELANQDFSRRGYFQTARDAPDARTLYISAPFHSFKGDLVITASRMVQDQQGRFAGVVLATLDPEYFTAKFRTAMYAPDVWAVVLHGDGRQFLNYPARAANGGNVDLPGSFLRRFRDSGYQAGVLSGVGIAGAAAPRIMAMATIAPPALHMDRAIIIGLSREEAAIAAPLRRQALAYILCFATLALAGASLLFWSQRRRRQQAAWHAEQETERQAMQAVSDSETRFRTLIEDAPVAIAILRHGRFIYSNPRYRRLHGYSFEDDLNGLPWSSMISAPSLAALATNEALIEADSPSEQVFEAIGLDKRGLPVPIFKTTTRVMLKDGPATLIFAQDISAQKQAEEAMLLARDAAQAANRSKAEFLANMSHEIRSPLNAILGMAWLLERGSLDREGLEMTHKIRAAGQSLLGIINDVLDVSKIEAGHMSIEQAPFRLAEVTEKLAASMGVAAHDKPIEVRIGALPDGVDLVLGDALRLEQVLVNLTSNAIKFTAQGTVELLTTLESRDGDAALLRFSVRDTGIGIAPEVQETIFSAFAQADTSTTRRFGGTGLGLTICRQLARLMGGSLRLQSRLGQGSEFSFTVPLQLLPAGALSSPDMQALHALLADANTGTREAVAAVAQGLGWRVHAVSDGRAALDYALACADDARPGVVLLAARMPELDGEATARALREYLPPQDCPVVILAAGGMPATRPARRHTDPADPADAILNEPVTASSLYNATMAARQQRARAAGLDASLGVLEERVLAGVRVLVVDDSDINRDVVRHILCDQGAVPSFACDGRQALDWLLAHPADVDIVLMDVQMPVMDGLQATRALRQLPQFQDLPVVALTAGAFQTQRTAALEAGVNHFISKPFDVPQTIALIARAHRRHAQALPALPPAVTEAAMPVPPCGAAAVIDLAQGMAQWLDEAPYRQHLSRFGSSHRNTVGAMRALLAADARDDAAALAHKLAGEAGSLALPATLQAAQQAEQLLHAGDDASAALDTLEQALARAIEAAAAFTAQTPPGQPAMPMTK; encoded by the coding sequence ATGACCTATCACACAGATGCGGCGGCGGTACGCAGACAATGGATCGAATGGCTGTTTCTACTCCTCGGCTTGCTCCTCGCGGCTGCCGCCCTTGCCTACGCGCACCAGGCCGAAGCCGCGCGGCACGACGCGGCCGAGCGTGAACGGCTCAGCGTGCTGACGGCACTGCTGGCAAAAAATATCGAAGTCGACCTGGCGGCGACCAACCTGGTGCTCGACGGCGTGATCCGCGACTATCTTGGCGCCGGCGCCACGGCAGACGCCGGCCAAGCCCTGCCCCGGCGCCTGGCCGCGCTGGTCGACGCTATGCCGGGCGTGCGCACCATGCTGGTCGTCGATGCGAAGGGCAAGCCGATCGCCACCAATATCCCGGAACTGGCCAACCAGGATTTTTCGCGCCGCGGCTACTTCCAGACGGCGCGCGACGCCCCTGATGCGCGCACGCTGTACATCTCGGCGCCCTTCCATTCCTTCAAGGGCGACCTGGTCATCACGGCGTCGCGCATGGTGCAGGACCAGCAGGGCCGCTTTGCCGGCGTGGTACTGGCTACCCTCGATCCCGAATACTTCACGGCCAAGTTCCGCACCGCCATGTATGCCCCCGACGTCTGGGCCGTGGTGCTGCATGGCGACGGCCGGCAATTCCTGAACTATCCCGCCAGGGCTGCGAATGGCGGCAATGTGGACCTGCCCGGCAGCTTCCTGCGGCGCTTTCGCGACAGCGGCTATCAGGCCGGCGTGCTGAGCGGCGTCGGGATCGCCGGCGCCGCCGCACCGCGCATCATGGCCATGGCGACCATCGCGCCGCCCGCGCTGCACATGGACCGCGCCATCATCATCGGCCTGAGCCGCGAAGAAGCGGCCATCGCCGCCCCGTTGCGGCGCCAGGCGCTGGCCTACATCCTGTGCTTTGCCACGCTGGCGCTGGCCGGGGCCAGCCTGCTGTTCTGGAGCCAGCGGCGGCGCCGCCAGCAGGCCGCCTGGCATGCGGAACAGGAAACGGAGCGCCAGGCCATGCAAGCCGTGTCCGACAGCGAAACGCGCTTTCGCACCTTGATCGAAGATGCGCCCGTGGCCATCGCCATCCTGCGCCACGGCCGCTTCATCTACTCGAATCCCCGCTACCGCAGGCTGCATGGCTACTCGTTCGAAGACGATCTGAACGGCCTGCCCTGGTCCTCCATGATTTCCGCGCCATCGCTGGCGGCACTGGCCACCAACGAAGCGCTGATCGAGGCGGACTCGCCCAGCGAACAGGTGTTCGAAGCGATCGGCCTGGACAAGCGGGGCCTGCCCGTGCCCATCTTCAAGACCACCACGCGCGTGATGCTCAAGGATGGACCGGCCACCTTGATCTTTGCGCAGGATATTTCCGCGCAAAAGCAGGCCGAAGAGGCCATGCTGCTGGCGCGCGATGCGGCCCAGGCGGCCAACCGCAGCAAGGCGGAATTCCTCGCCAACATGAGCCATGAAATCCGCTCGCCGCTGAACGCCATCCTCGGCATGGCATGGCTGCTGGAACGGGGCAGCCTGGACAGGGAAGGACTCGAAATGACGCACAAGATCCGCGCCGCCGGCCAGTCCTTGCTGGGCATCATCAACGACGTGCTCGACGTGTCGAAAATCGAAGCGGGCCACATGAGCATCGAACAGGCGCCGTTCCGCCTGGCCGAGGTGACCGAGAAGCTCGCCGCCAGCATGGGCGTGGCCGCGCATGACAAGCCGATTGAGGTGCGGATCGGGGCGCTGCCCGATGGCGTGGACCTGGTGCTGGGCGACGCGCTGCGGCTGGAACAGGTGCTGGTCAACCTGACCAGCAATGCCATCAAATTCACGGCGCAGGGCACGGTCGAGCTGCTGACCACATTGGAAAGCCGCGACGGCGATGCCGCGCTACTGCGTTTCAGCGTGCGCGACACGGGCATCGGCATCGCGCCCGAGGTCCAGGAAACGATCTTTTCCGCCTTCGCCCAGGCCGACACGTCCACCACGCGCCGCTTCGGCGGCACGGGCCTGGGCCTGACCATCTGCCGCCAGCTGGCCAGACTGATGGGCGGCTCGCTGCGCCTGCAAAGCCGCCTGGGCCAGGGCAGCGAATTCAGCTTCACGGTGCCGCTGCAACTGCTGCCCGCCGGCGCCCTGTCCTCGCCGGACATGCAAGCCTTGCATGCCTTGCTGGCCGATGCCAATACCGGCACGCGCGAGGCCGTTGCCGCCGTGGCGCAGGGGCTGGGCTGGCGCGTGCATGCCGTGTCCGACGGGCGCGCGGCCCTCGACTATGCGCTGGCCTGCGCCGACGATGCGCGGCCCGGCGTCGTCCTGCTGGCCGCGCGCATGCCGGAGCTGGACGGCGAAGCGACGGCGCGCGCGCTGCGCGAATACCTGCCGCCACAAGACTGCCCCGTCGTCATCCTGGCAGCGGGCGGCATGCCGGCCACGCGGCCGGCGCGGCGCCATACCGACCCGGCCGATCCGGCCGACGCCATCCTCAACGAACCGGTGACCGCTTCCAGCCTGTACAACGCGACGATGGCAGCGCGCCAGCAGCGCGCCCGGGCCGCCGGCCTGGACGCCAGCCTGGGTGTACTGGAAGAACGCGTGCTCGCCGGCGTGCGCGTGCTGGTGGTCGATGACAGCGACATCAACCGCGACGTGGTCAGGCATATCCTGTGCGACCAGGGGGCCGTGCCATCGTTCGCCTGCGATGGCAGGCAGGCGCTGGACTGGCTGCTGGCCCACCCCGCCGACGTCGACATCGTGCTGATGGATGTGCAGATGCCCGTCATGGATGGCTTGCAGGCGACGCGCGCGTTGCGCCAGCTGCCGCAGTTTCAGGACTTGCCCGTGGTGGCGCTGACGGCCGGGGCGTTCCAGACGCAGCGCACGGCGGCACTGGAAGCGGGCGTGAACCATTTCATCAGCAAACCGTTCGACGTGCCGCAGACCATCGCCCTGATCGCGCGCGCGCATCGGCGCCATGCGCAAGCTCTGCCAGCCCTGCCGCCGGCAGTGACCGAAGCGGCGATGCCCGTGCCGCCGTGCGGCGCCGCAGCCGTGATCGACCTGGCGCAAGGCATGGCGCAGTGGCTCGATGAAGCGCCCTACCGCCAGCATCTGTCGCGTTTTGGCAGCAGCCATCGCAATACGGTGGGCGCCATGCGCGCGCTGCTGGCAGCCGATGCGCGCGACGATGCCGCCGCGCTGGCGCACAAGCTGGCGGGCGAGGCTGGCAGCCTGGCCCTGCCCGCCACCCTGCAAGCCGCGCAGCAAGCAGAACAGCTGCTGCATGCCGGCGACGATGCGTCGGCCGCGCTCGACACGCTGGAACAGGCGCTGGCGCGCGCCATCGAGGCCGCCGCCGCCTTCACAGCACAGACGCCGCCCGGCCAGCCGGCCATGCCAATGACAAAATGA
- a CDS encoding sensor histidine kinase, with protein sequence MRQYRYWKAMAWERCDTRTLLSLFMAVLLTGLWSITMLQLQRAHDAAITDAGRDARSMARVFDEHAIRTIEAADQAVTYLRGRYQALGPRLDIVADLQQGLNPGPLYNLFTIVDERGDTVLSSHPFKPTNLADREHIRVHMQRDSGELYVSKPVLGRVSKKWSIQMTRRINHADGRFKGVVVVSMDPYYFTRLYDEVDLGNNSSITLVGSDGVVRARRVGAVNTIGQDVGDSKVFSLMQGNTRGSFTERSPVDGTLRIYAFEKLANYPLYMLVGLDRNTVLADYVSRRNQALLMAAVTSVLIVLSWAALVLLIGRLVHSRARAIAASEAKSRFLSNMSHELRTPLNGILGFSELLLEQLREPEQAAYAQTIQDSGRQLLAMVEAAMELSALENDQVRLESAAAPLDQLLQLALAPHRQRAAHKGLLLASHVAPATPLSIDCDRVRLVRVLDILLDNAIRYTYTGRVDVHVMASGADLQIEVRDTGIGIAQAQQADIFDKFSQADDSPSRAHGGAGMGLAIARQLVTLMGGSIGVASAPGQGAAFRLRLPLDGTARATAADGKLTTLSHA encoded by the coding sequence ATGCGGCAGTACAGATACTGGAAGGCCATGGCCTGGGAGCGCTGCGATACGCGCACCCTGCTGTCGCTCTTCATGGCAGTCCTGCTGACGGGGCTGTGGAGCATCACCATGCTGCAATTGCAGCGCGCGCACGACGCCGCCATCACCGATGCCGGGCGCGATGCGCGCAGCATGGCGCGCGTCTTCGACGAACACGCGATCCGCACGATCGAGGCGGCGGACCAGGCGGTCACCTACCTGCGCGGCCGCTACCAGGCGCTGGGCCCGCGCCTCGACATCGTGGCGGACCTGCAGCAAGGCCTCAATCCCGGGCCCCTGTACAACCTGTTTACCATCGTCGACGAACGGGGCGACACGGTACTGTCGAGCCATCCCTTCAAACCGACCAACCTGGCCGACCGCGAACACATCCGGGTACACATGCAGCGCGACAGCGGCGAACTGTATGTCAGCAAGCCGGTGCTGGGGCGCGTATCGAAAAAATGGTCGATCCAGATGACGCGCCGCATCAACCATGCCGATGGCCGCTTCAAGGGCGTGGTGGTGGTCTCGATGGACCCGTATTACTTTACGCGCCTGTACGACGAAGTCGACCTGGGCAACAACAGCTCCATCACGCTCGTCGGCAGTGACGGCGTGGTGCGCGCGCGCCGGGTCGGCGCCGTCAATACCATCGGCCAGGATGTCGGTGACAGCAAGGTTTTTTCCTTGATGCAAGGAAACACGCGGGGCAGCTTCACCGAGCGCAGTCCCGTCGACGGCACCCTGCGCATTTACGCCTTCGAAAAACTGGCCAACTATCCACTCTACATGCTGGTCGGACTGGACCGCAACACGGTATTGGCCGACTACGTCTCGCGCCGCAACCAGGCCTTGCTGATGGCCGCCGTCACCAGCGTGCTGATCGTGCTGTCGTGGGCGGCGCTGGTGCTGCTGATCGGCCGCCTGGTCCACAGCCGCGCCAGGGCCATCGCCGCCAGCGAGGCCAAGTCGCGCTTCCTGTCGAACATGTCGCATGAATTGCGCACGCCCCTCAATGGCATCCTCGGTTTCTCCGAACTGCTGCTCGAGCAGCTGCGCGAACCGGAACAGGCAGCCTACGCGCAAACGATACAGGACAGCGGCCGCCAGTTGCTGGCCATGGTGGAAGCGGCGATGGAACTGAGCGCGCTTGAAAACGACCAGGTGCGGCTGGAGTCTGCCGCCGCGCCATTGGACCAGTTGCTGCAACTGGCGCTGGCGCCGCACCGGCAGCGCGCGGCGCACAAGGGCCTGCTGCTGGCCTCGCACGTCGCGCCCGCAACCCCGCTCAGCATCGATTGCGACCGCGTGCGTCTGGTGCGCGTGCTCGATATCCTGCTCGACAATGCCATCCGCTACACGTACACAGGGCGCGTCGATGTCCACGTCATGGCGAGTGGCGCGGACTTGCAGATCGAGGTGCGCGATACGGGCATCGGCATCGCGCAAGCGCAGCAAGCCGACATCTTCGACAAATTCTCGCAGGCGGACGACTCGCCGAGCCGCGCCCATGGCGGCGCCGGCATGGGCCTGGCCATCGCGCGCCAGCTCGTCACCTTGATGGGCGGCAGCATCGGCGTGGCCTCCGCGCCGGGCCAGGGCGCCGCCTTCCGCCTGCGGCTGCCGCTGGACGGCACGGCCCGCGCGACGGCGGCGGACGGCAAATTGACCACACTTTCACATGCATAG